A window from Citrus sinensis cultivar Valencia sweet orange chromosome 3, DVS_A1.0, whole genome shotgun sequence encodes these proteins:
- the LOC102611203 gene encoding putative disease resistance RPP13-like protein 1, whose amino-acid sequence MVVVGEILLSAFFQSLFDRLASTDFLNFVRQFQGGVDSDQLKKWEQKLKMIQAVLGDAEEKQLTDEAVKIWLDDLRDLAYDAEDILDEFATQALEHRLMAEDPDNQPTASRFRNIFPVACFNCFSPSTIGFNSSMRSKVKDITCRLEELWKQRFELGLQLTPGGASSAIAAQQRPPSSSVRTERAVYGRDEDKAKILDMVLSDDPIDSMFRVIPIVGMAGIGKTTLSREVYNDKAVSDIKFDIKAWVCVSDEFDVLSISMALLESITCKPCDLKALNEVQVQLQKALDGKKFLLVLDDVWNENYSLWEDLKAPFLAAAPNSKIIVTTRHSHVASTMGPVEHYNLSLLSDDDCWFVFMNHAFDTRDHIHVQRISGLFHKKVVQKCRGLPLAAKTLGGLLRTKHGDNAWEDILNSNIWDLPEQSGILPVLKLSYHYLPSHLKRCFAYCAIFPKDYELKEKELVFLWMAEGIIQQPRNNKQLEDWGSECFHDLVSRSIFQQSSGDGSKFVMHDLVHDLAQLVSGESICMLEEANKLSRRFERVRHSSYTRGHFDSKSRFESLYEVPHLRTFLPVFIRGGTDTSYITNVLLSDMLPKFKKLRVLSLEGYYVTQLPNSIKELKLLRYLNVAGTQIRSLPESTSSLMHLRVLILRDCSRLTRLPSKMWNLINLRHLDIEGANSLEGMPYGMEKLKHLQTLSNFIVGKDTGSGLKDLKNLKFLHGELCISGLQNVNDLREAGEAMLCEKQNLQALSLQWGSQFDSSREEVAKEHTVLDMLQPHTNLKQLAITSYSGENFPMWIGDLSFSKMEVLELENCQNCTSLPSLSMLGSLKQLTIKGMTRLKSIGSEFYGEDILNTFKTLETLRFENLPEWECWDTKENGLLAGFSSLRELSILKCPKFSGKLPELLPSLEILVISKCADLVVPFSSFPMLCRLEIEECKGITCSTPIDCKLIESMTISNSSLQIYGCKGMIFNDPPAMDSKSLPTSVTISNVLEFGKFLKQGFQQVETLRIGNSEQIKSWLQFDKPEQGLHVLSSPEDVSIEENCMSLVSFSEVIFLMNNLRYLKIENSRALKSLPQEVMGNNAQLEKLFIKYCDSLTFIAKSRLPSSLKRLEIENCKNLQHLVDGEEDASSSFSSSVTLKHLSIRCCPKLTTLSSTIQLLEALEDLNISDCPKLESIPDGLHNLKSLHSICISQCPSLVSFPERGLPHTISNVYIVKCKELMALPDDMNRLNSLQHLWIKDCPSIVSFPEEGFPINLTVLVIGEVKIYRALIQWGLHRLTSLRRLCIYRCDDAECFPYKETAIMLPASLTHLHLRKLSKLKYLSSMAFQSLASLKYLWLESCLNLTSFPKEGLPSSLLELRIEDCPMLKKGCIRDKGEEWSKIAHIPCVIVDWKFIYDQEEEGDLRAPRC is encoded by the exons ATGGTTGTTGTGGGAGAGATCTTACTGTCAGCTTTCTTTCAGTCGTTGTTTGACAGATTGGCTTCCACTGATTTCCTCAACTTTGTCCGTCAATTCCAAGGCGGAGTTGATTCCGATCAGCTCAAAAAGTGGGAACAAAAACTGAAGATGATCCAGGCTGTGCTGGGCGACGCAGAGGAGAAGCAACTGACTGATGAGGCTGTGAAAATCTGGCTGGACGATCTCCGAGACTTGGCGTATGATGCCGAAGACATCCTTGATGAGTTCGCCACTCAAGCTTTGGAGCATAGGTTGATGGCAGAGGATCCTGATAATCAGCCTACAGCTAGCAGATTTCGGAACATCTTCCCTGTAGCTTGTTTCAATTGTTTCAGTCCAAGCACAATTGGGTTCAATTCCAGTATGCGGTCCAAGGTTAAAGACATCACATGCCGCTTGGAAGAACTCTGGAAACAAAGATTTGAGCTGGGGTTGCAGTTGACTCCTGGAGGGGCTTCATCAGCTATTGCTGCACAGCAAAGACCACCCAGCTCAAGTGTGCGGACGGAACGTGCTGTCTACGGAAGAGACGAAGATAAGGCCAAAATACTTGATATGGTGTTAAGCGATGATCCAATTGATTCCATGTTTCGTGTAATACCCATTGTCGGCATGGCAGGAATTGGAAAAACAACGCTTTCTCGGGAGGTCTACAACGACAAGGCTGTCTCAGATATCAAGTTCGACATAAAAGCTTGGGTTTGTGTCTCTGATGAATTTGATGTTCTGAGCATCTCAATGGCACTTCTCGAGTCAATCACTTGCAAGCCTTGTGACTTGAAGGCTTTAAATGAAGTGCAGGTTCAATTGCAAAAGGCACTGGATGGCAAAAAGTTCTTGCTAGTCTTAGATGATGTATGGAACGAGAACTATAGCCTGTGGGAAGACCTGAAAGCCCCCTTCCTGGCTGCTGCACCAAACAGTAAGATAATCGTCACCACACGCCATTCACATGTTGCATCAACAATGGGACCAGTTGAACATTATAACTTAAGTCTTCTATCTGATGATGATTGCTGGTTTGTGTTCATGAACCATGCATTTGACACTAGAGATCATATCCATGTGCAGCGAATTTCAGGATTATTTCATAAGAAAGTTGTTCAAAAATGCAGAGGCTTGCCCCTGGCTGCAAAGACTCTTGGTGGCCTTCTACGCACTAAGCATGGAGACAATGCGTGGGAAGATATATTGAACAGCAATATATGGGATTTGCCTGAGCAAAGTGGTATTCTACCTGTTTTAAAGTTGAGTTATCATTATCTTCCTTCACATTTAAAGAGATGTTTTGCTTACTGTGCAATTTTCCCCAAAGATTATGAATTGAAGGAGAAAGAATTGGTTTTCTTATGGATGGCTGAAGGTATTATTCAACAACCAAGAAACAATAAGCAGTTAGAAGATTGGGGTAGTGAGTGCTTTCATGATTTAGTGTCAAGGTCAATTTTTCAACAATCAAGTGGTGATGGTTCTAAATTTGTAATGCACGACCTTGTCCATGATCTTGCTCAATTGGTATCCGGAGAAAGCATTTGCATGTTAGAAGAGGCCAATAAGCTGTCAAGAAGATTTGAAAGGGTTCGTCATTCCTCTTACACTCGTGGCCACTTTGATAGTAAAAGTAGATTCGAGAGTTTGTATGAAGTTCCACATTTGAGAACATTCTTGCCTGTGTTTATAAGAGGTGGCACTGATACTAGTTACATAACTAATGTGCTTCTGTCTGATATGCTGCCAAAGTTCAAAAAGTTGAGGGTGCTATCTTTAGAGGGATATTATGTCACTCAATTGCCTAATTCaattaaagaattgaaactTTTAAGGTACCTAAATGTTGCTGGTACTCAGATCAGAAGTTTACCTGAGTCAACGAGCTCACTAATGCACTTACGAGTCTTGATCCTAAGAGATTGTTCTCGTTTAACAAGGTTGCCATCCAAGATGTGGAACTTGATTAATTTGCGTCATCTTGATATAGAAGGTGCAAATTCACTTGAAGGGATGCCATATGGAATGGAGAAGTTGAAGCATCTGCAGacattatcaaattttattgtggGCAAGGATACTGGATCTGGTTTGAAGGACTTGAAGAATTTAAAGTTTCTCCATGGAGAACTTTGTATCTCAGGATTACAAAATGTGAATGATTTACGTGAAGCAGGAGAAGCTATGTTATGTGAGAAGCAGAATCTACAAGCATTATCGCTGCAATGGGGATCTCAGTTTGACAGCTCACGAGAAGAGGTGGCAAAAGAACACACTGTGCTTGACATGCTACAACCGCATACAAATCTAAAGCAGCTGGCAATCACAAGCTACAGCGGTGAAAATTTTCCAATGTGGATAGGAGATCTATCATTCTCCAAGATGGAGGTTCTTGAATTAGAAAACTGCCAAAATTGCACATCATTGCCTTCACTCAGCATGTTGGGATCACTTAAACAGCTCACCATCAAAGGCATGACAAGACTAAAAAGCATAGGTTCTGAATTTTATGGAGAGGATATcttaaatacttttaaaacattagAGACTCTTCGTTTTGAGAATTTGCCAGAATGGGAGTGCTGGGACACCAAAGAAAATGGTCTTCTTGCTGGATTCTCTAGCCTCCGGGAACTTTCCATACTGAAATGTCCCAAATTCTCTGGAAAATTGCCGGAGCTTCTTCCTTCACTGGAGATACTAGTAATTAGTAAATGTGCAGACTTGGTAGTTCCATTCTCAAGCTTTCCGATGCTCTGCAGATTAGAAATTGAAGAATGCAAAGGAATTACATGCAGCACTCCAATTGACTGCAAGTTGATAGAGTCTATGACTATTTCAAATAGTTCATTACAAATATATGGATGCAAAGGGATGATATTTAATGATCCTCCGGCTATGGACTCCAAGTCATTACCAACCTCTGTGACTATTTCAAATGTTCTGGAGTTTGGAAAATTCTTGAAGCAGGGATTTCAGCAAGTAGAGACTTTGCGAATTGGCAATTCTGAACAGATCAAGTCATGGCTTCAATTTGACAAGCCAGAACAGGGGTTGCATGTACTCAGCTCTCCCGAAGACGTGTCAATAGAGGAAAATTGCATGAGTCTTGTATCATTTTCTGAGGTAATTTTTCTTATGAATAATCTGCGGTatctcaaaattgaaaatagcAGAGCTTTGAAATCCTTACCTCAGGAAGTTATGGGAAATAATGCACAGTTGGAAAAGttgtttatcaaatattgTGATTCCCTAACATTCATCGCAAAAAGCAGGCTACCTTCATCTCTGAAAAGGCTTGAGATAGAGAATTGTAAGAACTTGCAACATTTGGTCGATGGTGAAGAggatgcttcttcttctttttcatcatCAGTGACACTGAAACACCTCAGTATAAGGTGTTGCCCCAAGCTCACAACCTTATCATCAACAATCCAGTTACTTGAGGCACTTGAAGACCTCAACATAAGTGACTGCCCAAAGCTGGAGTCAATACCGGATGGCCTGCACAATCTTAAAAGTTTACACAGCATTTGTATATCACAGTGTCCAAGCCTGGTTTCCTTTCCAGAAAGAGGGCTTCCCCAcaccatttcaaatgtttacataGTCAAATGCAAGGAACTTATGGCCCTTCCAGATGATATGAACAGACTCAACTCTCTTCAACATTTATGGATAAAAGATTGTCCAAGTATTGTCTCATTTCCAGAGGAAGGTTTTCCAATCAATCTTACAGTACTTGTAATTGGAGAAGTCAAAATCTACAGAGCACTGATCCAGTGGGGATTGCACAGGCTGACCTCTCTTAGACGCCTCTGTATTTATAGATGTGATGATGCAGAGTGTTTCCCATACAAAGAAACGGCAATCATGTTGCCCGCTTCTCTAACTCATTTGCACCTTCGGAAATTGTCCAAATTGAAATACCTATCTTCAATGGCTTTTCAAAGCCTTGCTTCTCTTAAATATTTGTGGCTCGAGAGTTGCCTAAATCTCACATCATTTCCAAAGGAGGGCCTTCCATCCTCACTTTTGGAGTTAAGAATTGAAGATTGTCCGATGCTAAAAAAGGGGTGCATAAGGGATAAAGGAGAAGAATGGTCTAAGATTGCTCACATCCCTTGTGTTATAGTAGATTGGAAATTCATATACGATCAAGAGGAGGAAG GTGACTTGCGAGCACCAAGATGCTAg
- the LOC102610589 gene encoding DNA mismatch repair protein MLH1, whose amino-acid sequence MDTEEAWTPEAEAAAVKEPPKIHRLEESVVNRIAAGEVIQRPVSAVKELVENSLDADATSINVVVKDGGLKLIQVSDDGHGIRYEDLPILCERHTTSKLSKYEDLQSIKSMGFRGEALASMTYVGHVTVTTITKGHLHGYRVSYRDGVMESEPKACAAVKGTQIMVENLFYNMIARRKTLQNSSDDYTKIVDLLSRMAIHHTNVSFSCRKHGAARADVHSIATSSRLDSIRTVYGVSVASNLVQLEASEYNDSSSFVFKMDGYVSNSNYVAKKTTMVLFVNDRLVECAPLKRAVEIVYAATFPKASKPFIYMSIVLPPEHVDVNVHPTKREVSLLNQELIVEKIQSAVELKLRQSNDSRTYKEQTVESSPSSPYNPSKDLHLNPSGSKLQKVPVNKMVRTDSSDPAGRLHAYVQSKPHTSVASGPNLSAVRSSVRQRRNLNETADLTSIQELIDDVDRNCHSGLLDIVRHCSFIGMADDVYALLQHNTHMYLANVVSLSKELMYQLVLRRFAHFNAIQLSDPAPLSELLMLALKEEDLDMENSENDDLKEKIAEMNTELLKQKAEMLEEYFCVKIDTRGNLSRLPIILDQYTPDMDRIPEFVLCLGNDVDWEDEKCCFQAIAAALGNFYAMHPPLLPNPSGEGLQCYKKRKPLKNPVDIERYPNDAGDNVENEDEIEHQLLAEAEAAWAQREWSIQHVLFPAMRLFLKPLNSMATNGTFVKVASLEKLYKIFERC is encoded by the exons ATGGACACTGAAGAAGCGTGGACTCCAGAAGCAGAAGCCGCTGCAGTGAAGGAGCCTCCAAAAATCCATCGGCTAGAAGAGTCGGTAGTGAACCGAATTGCCGCTGGCGAGGTTATCCAACGACCGGTATCGGCCGTGAAAGAGCTCGTTGAGAACTCTCTCGATGCCGATGCCACTTCCATAAACGTCGTCGTTAAGGACGGCGGTCTCAAGCTCATCCAAGTCTCCGACGACGGACACGGCATTCGT TACGAGGACTTGCCAATACTTTGCGAGAGGCACACGACCTCCAAGTTGTCAAAGTATGAGGACTTACAATCAATCAAATCCATGGGTTTCAGAGGAGAGGCTTTGGCAAGCATGACTTACGTCGGCCATGTTACCGTCACAACCATCACTAAAGGCCACTTGCACGGTTACCGGGTTTCATATAGAGATGGTGTCATGGAGAGTGAACCAAAAGCATGTGCTGCTGTCAAAGGCACGCAGATAATG GTGGAGAATTTGTTTTACAACATGATTGCTCGAAGGAAGACACTGCAAAATTCTTCTGATGATTACACAAAAATTGTTGATTTGCTAAGCCGGATGGCCATTCACCACACAAATGTGAGCTTCTCTTGCAGAAAG CACGGAGCTGCTAGAGCAGATGTTCACTCTATTGCTACATCGTCAAGGCTTGATTCTATCAGAACTGTATATGGAGTGTCCGTTGCTAGTAATTTAGTGCAATTAGAAGCTTCAGAGTACAATGATTCCTCAAGTTTTGTTTTCAAGATGGATGGCTACGTTTCCAATTCAAATTATGTGGCAAAGAAAACAACAATGGTGCTTTTTGTCAATG ATAGGTTGGTTGAGTGTGCTCCTTTAAAGAGAGCTGTAGAAATTGTTTATGCTGCAACCTTCCCTAAAGCATCAAAACCTTTCATCTATATGTCTATAGTGTTACCACCTGAGCATGTTGATGTGAATGTGCACCCAACAAAGAGAGAG GTAAGCCTTCTGAATCAGGAACTCATTGTGGAGAAGATACAGTCAGCTGTTGAATTGAAACTGCGACAGTCAAATGATTCAAGGACGTATAAAGAACAG ACTGTGGAATCCTCTCCATCTAGCCCTTACAATCCAAGCAAGGACTTGCATCTTAATCCTTCTG GGTCAAAATTGCAAAAGGTTCCTGTGAACAAAATGGTAAGAACAGATTCATCAGATCCAGCTGGAAGATTGCATGCCTATGTGCAAAGCAAGCCTCATACATCTGTTGCAAGTGGTCCAAATTTAAGTGCTGTCAG GTCTTCAGTTAGGCAAAGAAGAAACCTGAACGAAACTGCAGATCTCACTAGTATTCAGGAACTTATTGATGATGTAGATCGCAATTGTCATTCAG GTCTACTGGACATTGTAAGACATTGCTCCTTTATTGGAATGGCAGATGATGTTTATGCATTGCTTCAGCATAACACTCATATGTACCTTGCTAATGTAGTGAGTCTAAG CAAAGAACTCATGTATCAGCTAGTTCTGCGACGGTTTGCCCATTTTAATGCTATACAATTAAGCGACCCAGCACCTTTGTCAGAGTTGCTTATGTTGGCTCTCAAAGAAGAGGACCTGGATATGGAAAACAGTGAGAATGATGACCTGAAAGAGAAGATTGCGGag ATGAACACAGAGCTGCTCAAGCAAAAGGCTGAAATGCTGGAGGAGTATTTCTGTGTCAAAATTGATACACGAGGGAATTTGTCTAGGCTTCCCATCATACTTGACCAGTACACTCCTGACATGGATCGGATTCCTGAATTTGTACTTTGTTTGGGCAATGAT gTTGACTGGGAGGAtgaaaaatgttgttttcaaGCAATTGCTGCTGCCCTGGGTAACTTCTATGCTATGCATCCTCCTCTGTTGCCCAATCCTTCAGGTGAAGGTCTGCAGTGttacaaaaagagaaaacctTTGAAGAACCCTGTAGATATAGAAAGGTACCCGAATGATGCAG GTGATAATGTGGAAAATGAGGATGAGATTGAACATCAACTACTTGCAGAGGCAGAAGCTGCATGGGCTCAGCGTGAATGGTCAATTCAGCATGTCTTATTTCCGGCCATGAGACTTTTTCTCAAGCCACTAAATTCAATGGCTACAAATGGAACATTTGTTAAG GTAGCATCGCTGGAGAAGCTCTACAAGATTTTTGAGAGATGTTAG
- the LOC102610283 gene encoding serine hydroxymethyltransferase 3, chloroplastic, translating into MQACSGAAVMGSLQQPIWVKGSRFPSEGSVMVGFPNQIRLNVVKPCRCSSIEGSLVTGRPPSSVSVPIPEIGGDGSSFVDYSLGEADPEVCEIITKEKERQFKSLELIASENFTSRAVMEAVGSCLTNKYSEGLPGKRYYGGNEYIDELETLCQKRALAAFNLDENKWGVNVQPLSGSPANFEVYTAILKPHDRIMGLDLPHGGHLSHGFMTPKRRVSGTSIYFESMPYRLDESTGLVNYDMLEKTAILFRPKLIIAGASAYPRDFDYPRLRQIADAVGAFLMMDMAHISGLVAASVVADPFKYCDVVTTTTHKSLRGPRGGMIFFKKDPVLGVELESAINNAVFPGLQGGPHNHTIGGLAVCLKHAQSPEFKVYQNKVVSNCRALASRLVELGYKLVSGGSDNHLVLVDLRPMGIDGARVEKILDMASITLNKNSVPGDKSALVPGGIRIGSPAMTTRGFSEKEFVAIADFIHEGVEITLEAKKLVQGSKLQDFMNFVTSPNFSLMNNVADLRGRVEALTTQFPIPGV; encoded by the exons ATGCAGGCTTGTAGTGGAGCTGCAGTTATGGGTTCTCTGCAACAGCCCATTTGGGTTAAGGGCTCTCGTTTTCCTTCCGAAGGGTCTGTGATGGTTGGATTTCCAAATCAGATTAGGCTCAATGTGGTGAAGCCTTGTAGATGTTCTTCAATTGAAGGAAGTTTGGTTACTGGGAGGCCACCATCTTCTGTATCTGTCCCTATACCTGAAATTGGAg GTGATGGAAGCAGCTTTGTGGATTACAGCCTGGGTGAGGCAGATCCAGAGGTCTGTGAAATTATCACTAAGGAGAAGGAGAGGCAGTTTAAGAGCCTTGAGCTTATAGCATCAGAAAATTTTACATCCCGAGCAGTGATGGAGGCAGTTGGTTCATGCCTCACAAACAAATATTCTGAAGGACTGCCTGGTAAAAG ATACTATGGTGGTAACGAGTACATTGATGAGCTTGAAACCCTTTGTCAGAAAAGGGCTTTGGCAGCATTTAACCTAGATGAAAATAAGTGGGGTGTTAATGTTCAACCGCTGTCTGGTTCTCCTGCTAACTTTGAAGTTTATACTGCAATTCTTAAACCTCATGATCGAATAATG GGTTTGGATTTACCACATGGTGGACATTTGTCTCATGGGTTCATGACTCCTAAAAGACGGGTTTCTGGCACctcaatttattttgagtCTATGCCTTATCGACTTGACGAATCTACAG GCCTTGTTAATTATGACATGCTTGAGAAAACTGCTATTCTCTTTCGACCGAAACTCATAATTGCTGGTGCTAGTGCTTATCCTCGTGACTTTGACTATCCTCGCTTGAGGCAG ATTGCAGATGCTGTTGGTGCTTTTCTCATGATGGATATGGCTCACATAAGTGGCCTTGTTGCTGCCTCTGTGGTTGCTGACCCCTTCAAGTACTGTGACGTCGTGACAACAACAACTCACAAG TCTTTGAGAGGTCCAAGAGGTGGCATGATCTTCTTCAAGAAAGATCCTGTCCTTGGAGTGGAACTGGAATCTGCCATTAACAATGCTGTTTTCCCAGGTTTACAG GGTGGTCCTCATAACCATACAATTGGGGGCCTTGCGGTTTGTTTGAAGCATGCACAGTCTCCAGAATTTAAAGTTTACCAGAACAAG GTGGTCTCTAATTGCAGAGCGCTTGCAAGCCGATTGGTTGAATTAGGTTACAAGCTGGTGTCAGGAGGGAGCGACAATCACCTGGTTCTTGTAGATCTAAGGCCGATG GGTATTGATGGGGCTCGTGTAGAGAAAATTCTTGACATGGCCTCCATCACTCTCAACAAAAATTCAGTGCCTg GTGACAAGAGTGCTCTAGTCCCGGGTGGTATTCGCATTGGCTCACCTGCAATGACAACTAGAGGATTTTCTGAGAAAGAATTTGTTGCAATTGCTGACTTTATACACGAGGGTGTAGAAATAACCCTGGAAGCTAAAAAGTTGGTTCAAGGATCAAAGCTCCAAGACTTCATGAATTTTGTCACATCACCCAATTTCTCGTTGATGAATAATGTCGCCGATCTTCGTGGTCGGGTTGAAGCTCTTACAACCCAGTTTCCCATCCCCGGAGTATGA